A window from Littorina saxatilis isolate snail1 linkage group LG9, US_GU_Lsax_2.0, whole genome shotgun sequence encodes these proteins:
- the LOC138975348 gene encoding ribosomal protein S6 kinase-related protein-like yields MGNNQHKLRKAQSVPDTQSLSPDASFVREKSRSSQRLNDHKHKDGKHGKGQDKVDHKIPVTEALFLPHFPLRGEIEDHDFEVVEVIAQGAFGNVLKAQREDDKQFYAIKVLEKQQIIKENAIKQCKDEATIQQMAGEHPLIVKAYEYWQSRRNLYIVLEYIPYGELFTLWTFHGAFPEQLVKIYISEMAMVLDYLHNSGVIYRDVKMENILLDSSGHMQLTDFGLAKWLQGGGQTRTVCGTLQYMAPEVLTVYPYDHAADWWSLGVLMFTMLVGKYPVDAADNHTNMATKVFQCDYLLPGTFKDKIQDVVHRLLTKSPQRRLCDLNTLQDLPFFRDVVFTDLIEKKISPFAQVSEDFFPMSGISWAPHLVENREKEEFNGFDSVNCKWNLPPDTVASFV; encoded by the exons ATGGGGAACAACCAACACAAGTTACGGAAAGCGCAGTCAGTTCCCGATACacag AGTCTGTCTCCTGACGCCAGTTTTGTGCGAGAGAAGTCCCGCAGTTCACAGCGACTCAACGACCACAAGCACAAGGATGGAAAGCACGGCAAAGGACAGGACAAAGTTGACCACAAGATACCGGTCACCGAGGCCCTCTTCTTGCCACACTTTCCTCTCAGGGGGGAGATTGAGGACCATGATTTTGAG GTGGTGGAGGTGATCGCTCAGGGAGCTTTCGGCAATGTGCTGAAAGCACAGCGAGAAGATGACAAACAGTTTTACGCTATAAAG GTGCTTGAGAAGCAGCAGATAATCAAGGAGAATGCAATAAAACAGTGCAAAGATGAGGCTACCATTCAG CAAATGGCTGGAGAGCATCCGCTTATCGTCAAAGCCTACGAGTACTGGCAATCACGACGCAATCTGTACATAG TGTTAGAATACATTCCTTACGGCGAGTTGTTCACGCTGTGGACATTTCATGGTGCCTTCCCAGAGCAACTGGTCAAGATCTACATCTCTGAAATGGCAATGGTCTTGG ATTACTTGCATAACAGTGGTGTAATCTACAGAGACGTGAAG ATGGAAAATATTTTGCTGGACTCTTCTG GTCACATGCAGCTGACAGACTTCGGCCTGGCCAAGTGGCTCCAGGGCGGCGGACAGACACGCACCGTCTGTGGAACTCTGCAGTACATGG CGCCGGAAGTGTTAACAGTGTACCCGTATGACCATGCTGCGGACTGGTGGTCCTTGGGCGTCCTCATGTTCACCATGCTAGTCGGCAAG TACCCTGTGGACGCGGCCGACAATCACACCAACATGGCCACCAAGGTGTTTCAGTGTGACTACCTCTTGCCTGGAACCTTCAAGGACAAAATCCAGGACGTCGTACACAGG TTGCTGACTAAGAGCCCTCAGCGGCGACTGTGTGACCTGAACACGCTACAAGACCTCCCGTTCTTCAGGGACGTCGTTTTTACTGACCTCATTGAGAAGAAG ATAAGTCCGTTTGCCCAAGTGTCGGAGGATTTCTTCCCCATGTCTGGCATCAGCTGGGCCCCTCACCTCGTGgagaacagagagaaagaagagttcAATGGG TTTGACAGCGTCAACTGCAAATGGAATCTGCCCCCCGACACAGTGGCGTCAtttgtatga